The Streptomyces sp. Alt3 genome has a segment encoding these proteins:
- a CDS encoding CCA tRNA nucleotidyltransferase → MPNANEDSPRALSQVQHRAVSELLRVSPVADDLALRFQEAGFSLALVGGSVRDALLGRLGNDLDFTTDARPEDVLKIVRPWADSVWEVGIAFGTVGVQKDGYQIEVTTYRSEAYDRTSRKPEVSYGDSIEDDLVRRDFTVNAMAVALPQKEFIDPHGGLDDLAQRVLRTPGTPEASFSDDPLRMLRAARFAAQLDFEVAPDVVKAMTDMAGRIEIVSAERVREELNKLLLSGHPRKGLGLLVDTGLADQVLPELPALRLESDEHHRHKDVYEHSLTVLEQAIDLEEDGPDLVLRLAALLHDVGKPRTRRFEKDGRVSFHHHEVVGAKMTKKRMTELKYSNDMVKDVSKLVELHLRFHGYGDGEWTDSAVRRYVRDAGPLLDRLHKLTRSDCTTRNKRKANALSRTYDGLEERIAQLQEQEELEAIRPALDGNEIMRVLDVGPGPVIGKAYAFLLELRLENGPMEREDAVAALKEWWAAQEG, encoded by the coding sequence GTGCCGAACGCCAACGAAGACAGCCCCCGTGCACTGAGTCAGGTGCAGCACCGCGCAGTGAGCGAACTGCTGCGGGTGTCCCCCGTCGCCGACGACCTCGCCCTGCGATTCCAGGAGGCCGGATTCAGCCTCGCCCTGGTCGGCGGGTCGGTCCGCGACGCGTTGCTCGGCAGGCTCGGAAACGATTTGGACTTCACGACCGACGCCCGTCCCGAGGATGTCCTCAAGATCGTCCGCCCTTGGGCCGACTCGGTCTGGGAGGTCGGAATCGCTTTCGGCACCGTCGGCGTGCAGAAGGACGGCTATCAGATCGAGGTCACGACCTACCGGTCGGAGGCGTACGACAGGACCTCGCGCAAGCCCGAGGTCTCTTACGGCGACTCGATCGAGGACGACCTCGTGCGCCGTGACTTCACGGTCAACGCCATGGCTGTCGCGCTCCCGCAGAAGGAGTTCATCGACCCGCACGGCGGCTTGGACGACTTGGCGCAGCGCGTCCTGCGTACTCCGGGCACTCCTGAGGCGTCGTTCTCCGACGATCCATTGCGCATGCTGCGTGCCGCACGCTTCGCCGCTCAGCTGGACTTCGAGGTGGCCCCTGACGTCGTCAAGGCCATGACGGACATGGCGGGACGCATCGAGATCGTCTCGGCCGAGAGGGTCCGTGAGGAGTTGAACAAACTGCTGCTCTCCGGACACCCCCGCAAGGGGCTGGGGCTGCTCGTGGACACAGGCCTGGCCGACCAGGTACTGCCCGAGCTTCCCGCGCTCCGTCTGGAAAGTGACGAGCATCACCGTCACAAGGACGTCTACGAGCACTCCTTGACGGTCCTGGAGCAGGCCATCGATCTCGAGGAGGACGGCCCCGATCTCGTTCTGCGTCTTGCTGCGCTTCTCCATGACGTCGGCAAGCCGAGGACGCGTCGCTTCGAGAAGGACGGACGCGTCTCTTTCCACCACCACGAAGTGGTGGGGGCCAAGATGACCAAGAAGCGGATGACCGAGCTGAAGTACTCCAACGACATGGTCAAGGACGTATCGAAGCTGGTTGAACTGCACCTGCGCTTCCACGGATACGGGGACGGGGAATGGACCGATTCCGCTGTGCGCAGGTACGTGCGGGACGCGGGTCCGCTGCTGGACAGGCTGCACAAGCTGACCCGCTCCGACTGCACGACGCGTAACAAGCGCAAGGCGAATGCTCTGTCGCGCACGTACGACGGGCTGGAAGAGCGCATCGCGCAGCTGCAGGAGCAGGAGGAGCTGGAAGCGATCCGGCCCGCTCTGGACGGCAACGAGATCATGCGGGTCCTCGATGTGGGACCGGGGCCTGTGATCGGTAAGGCCTACGCATTCTTGTTGGAGCTTCGCTTGGAGAACGGCCCGATGGAACGCGAGGACGCTGTGGCCGCGCTCAAGGAGTGGTGGGCCGCGCAGGAGGGCTGA
- a CDS encoding DUF6049 family protein translates to MAEAADFQGMNPSPARRWLRRTASLIVGAPLIAGLLAGPAAPSAHAKGPTKAPTGSRTVDVSLDTLAPSAPVEGDTLTVSGTLTNKGKKTITDAEVDLRVGPRLSGRGEIDQAAKRTGYLPGSDPAKLGGSYTLKVPKLASGVSQDFALAVPVDKLDLDAEGVYQLGVSLTGRTSDYAYDQVLGIQRTFLPWQPEDTKKKTELTFLWPLIASAHVTAETGSDEQQTPVFANDDLALELAPGGRLEQLVSLGRQLPVTWVIDPDLLASVDAMTKNYRVKSGDTTVAGTNQTIAKKWLTDLQAAVKDGKVVALPFADPDLASIAHRGKNVSGALSHLQTATEVASTTVETVLHVKPSTDFAWPVDGAIDPAVVDVATSAGAHKVIARSDSLEETGGLLYTPTAARPIGGGTTAVVSDYRLSTAFTGDMAKAGASTLAVQKFLAQTLAVTEQAPDKQRSIVVAPQRTPTAAQAQTMARALQALTAEHWTEPLDLAEAAERKPDAQATTQVPRASQYPKKLRSQELPTQAFQDIRTTQNSLDSFQVILTQPDRVVTPFGNAINRSVSTSWRGSPLEAQRYRDSVRTYLQGLTNEVQLIAKSDVTLSGRSATIPVTVQNKLVQGVDHLVLRLTSGNATRLNLNDGGAVADKPVEIAGGHSQSVKFDAAANANGQAQVTARLFTTDGAPYGEAMTFTVKVSEVTPTVLLVIAGGLLLLVLAGIRMYTHRKRTVAGGASEGDGGEPEQPSDPESDTGPESGDPSGPSEKVDR, encoded by the coding sequence GTGGCCGAGGCGGCAGACTTTCAGGGGATGAATCCCTCCCCTGCCCGCCGGTGGCTCCGGCGCACAGCCTCCTTGATCGTCGGGGCGCCGCTGATCGCCGGCCTCCTGGCCGGTCCCGCAGCGCCTTCCGCCCATGCCAAGGGGCCGACGAAGGCCCCGACCGGCTCGCGCACCGTCGATGTGTCTCTGGACACGCTCGCCCCCAGCGCACCCGTCGAGGGCGACACCCTCACCGTCTCCGGCACCTTGACCAACAAGGGGAAGAAGACGATCACGGACGCCGAGGTCGACCTGCGCGTCGGGCCGAGGCTGTCCGGCAGAGGAGAGATCGACCAAGCAGCCAAGCGCACCGGATACCTGCCCGGCAGTGATCCGGCCAAGCTGGGCGGCTCGTACACGCTGAAGGTCCCCAAGCTGGCATCCGGGGTCAGCCAGGACTTCGCCCTTGCCGTCCCGGTGGACAAGCTGGACCTGGACGCCGAGGGCGTCTACCAGCTCGGAGTGTCCCTCACGGGCCGAACCTCCGACTACGCCTACGACCAGGTCCTCGGCATCCAGCGGACCTTCCTGCCGTGGCAGCCCGAAGACACCAAGAAGAAGACCGAGCTCACCTTCCTCTGGCCGCTCATCGCATCAGCGCACGTCACCGCCGAAACAGGCTCCGACGAGCAGCAGACTCCCGTGTTCGCCAACGACGATCTGGCCCTCGAGCTCGCACCGGGGGGACGGCTGGAACAGTTGGTCTCGCTGGGCCGCCAGCTCCCCGTGACATGGGTGATCGACCCGGACCTCCTGGCCTCGGTCGACGCGATGACGAAGAACTACCGCGTCAAGTCCGGAGACACCACGGTCGCAGGGACGAACCAGACCATCGCGAAGAAGTGGCTGACGGATCTGCAGGCGGCCGTGAAGGACGGCAAGGTGGTCGCTCTGCCCTTCGCCGACCCCGATCTGGCTTCCATCGCACACCGTGGCAAGAACGTCTCCGGCGCTCTCAGCCATCTGCAGACGGCCACCGAGGTCGCGAGCACGACGGTCGAGACCGTGCTTCACGTGAAGCCGTCCACCGACTTCGCATGGCCGGTGGACGGTGCGATCGACCCCGCGGTCGTCGATGTCGCCACCTCGGCCGGCGCACACAAGGTGATCGCCCGAAGCGACAGCCTCGAGGAGACCGGCGGTCTGCTCTACACCCCGACTGCGGCCCGGCCGATCGGTGGTGGCACGACTGCTGTCGTCTCGGACTACCGGCTCTCCACCGCTTTCACCGGCGACATGGCAAAGGCCGGCGCTTCGACACTCGCGGTCCAGAAATTCCTGGCCCAGACGTTGGCGGTGACGGAGCAGGCTCCTGACAAACAGCGCAGCATCGTCGTCGCCCCGCAGCGGACGCCCACCGCCGCTCAGGCACAGACCATGGCACGCGCTCTGCAGGCCCTCACGGCCGAACACTGGACAGAGCCTCTCGACCTGGCGGAGGCCGCTGAGCGGAAGCCAGACGCGCAGGCCACGACGCAGGTACCCAGGGCATCCCAGTACCCCAAGAAACTGCGGAGCCAGGAACTGCCCACCCAGGCGTTCCAGGACATCAGGACGACGCAGAACTCGCTCGACAGCTTCCAGGTCATCCTCACGCAGCCCGACCGGGTGGTGACCCCCTTCGGGAACGCGATCAACCGTTCCGTGTCGACATCGTGGCGCGGCAGTCCGCTGGAAGCACAGCGGTACCGCGACTCGGTCCGTACGTATCTGCAGGGGCTCACCAACGAGGTCCAGCTGATCGCGAAGTCGGACGTGACCCTGTCAGGGCGCAGCGCCACGATCCCGGTGACCGTGCAGAACAAACTGGTGCAGGGCGTCGATCACCTCGTACTCCGTCTGACGTCGGGCAATGCCACGCGGCTGAACCTCAACGACGGCGGAGCGGTCGCCGACAAGCCGGTCGAGATCGCGGGTGGGCACAGCCAGTCCGTGAAATTCGACGCTGCTGCCAACGCGAACGGACAGGCGCAGGTCACGGCGCGTCTCTTCACCACGGACGGTGCGCCGTACGGCGAGGCGATGACCTTCACGGTGAAGGTCTCCGAGGTCACACCGACGGTCCTCCTGGTGATCGCGGGGGGTCTCCTGCTGCTGGTCCTGGCGGGCATCAGGATGTACACCCACCGCAAGCGCACCGTGGCGGGCGGCGCGTCGGAGGGCGACGGCGGGGAACCCGAGCAGCCGAGTGACCCGGAGTCGGACACCGGTCCGGAAAGCGGCGACCCATCGGGCCCAAGTGAGAAAGTGGACCGTTGA